The Bacteroidota bacterium sequence AGTAATGGTAAACTGTCTAGACGACGCCGAAATGGCGACAGAAGATATTGATGTAATTAATGTACATGGTACTTCTACTCCACTGGGAGACGTTGCTGAGGTAAAAGCCATTCAAAAACTTTTTGGAGAACATGCTTATAGTATGAACATAAATTCAACTAAATCTATGACTGGTCACCTATTAGGTGCTGCAGGTGCAGTTGAATCAATTGCTTCAATACTTACCTTAAAAGAAAATATTGTTCCTCCTACTATAAACCATTTTGAGCTTGATGAGGATTTAGATCCTGAATTGAATTTTACTTTCAATAAAGCTCAAGAAAGAGAGGTGAACGTAATTATGAGTAATACTTTCGGCTTTGGGGGCCATAATGCAAGTATTCTTTTTAAAAAAATAAAATAATTACGTAATTAATAAACGAACAAACAGGTTTATTTTTCTTGATTAATCAAAAATATTTTGTGCAAATAATTTGATTTGTACGGTATCAAAATAATAAAATTAATTTCACATGAAATTTATCCTGAATTGGTTTAAATCCCGTCATCCAAAAGAAGACGGGATTTTTTTTTCTGATCTTAAAGATATTTTAGGCTTTAAACCAATTAATATCGAATTGTATCATACTGCCTTTACACATAGGAGCATGGCACAGTTCGATAAACAAGGTAATCCTATTAGCTACGAAAGATTAGAATTTTTGGGCGATGCTATTCTCAGCTCTGTTATTTCTTCATATTTATACGATGAAATGCCAAATAAAAATGAAGGTTACTTAACACAAATGAGATCCAAAATTGTAAGCCGAAAAACACTAAACGAAATTGGCAGACAAATAGGACTAAAAAAACTAATTAAAAGTAAAATTCCCGACAATCAATTTAGTCCTACTCTTTTGGGCGACTCTTTTGAATCGCTACTTGGTGCTATTTACTCGGATTTAGGATATGAATATGCCGAAAAATTCATATACGATAAGATGATAGAACCTTATGTGGATATCGATAATTTGGAAAATAAAATTTCGAGTTATAAGAGTTTTATTATTGAATATTGTCAAAAAGAAAAAAAGGAAGTCAACTTCATTTTAATAGAAGACAAGTCGGAAAGTAAAAATAAACTTTTTGGTATTAAGCTTGAAATTGATGGCAAGTACATCTCAAAAGGACGGGCAACATCAAAAAAGAAAGCCGAAGAACAGGCTGCCAAACGGGCTTATTACTCTATCCAGTCAAAAATTAATAAAAAAAATAATTAATTAGGAAAAATACATGTACTTTTGCCTTATTATCACCTAATTACAATATTTTTACCCTCTTAAAAAACAGCAATATAGGTATTGTTATTAAAATAATTTTACTTAAATTTGCAACCGTTTTACACAATAAGTGTACTAAGTACAATTAGTAACCGGATGGAGTTAGAAATTGAATACGATTTTTCAATAATTGGCATCAATACAGTAGTTGATGACCATCAGCTAGCTTTTTATCTGAACAAATACTTAGAAACTAATTTTATTCGTATATCTAAGGACTTAGATGTACGAGGCAAATCTAAAGAAGAAATTAGCTATTTCCCTCTTTTTTTACACGAAGATATCCAAAATATGGATACCTGGTATTTGATTAACAACAAATATGTAGCTGAAAATAATTTTTTTGAGAAAGATAAAAGCACATCACAAAATCTATTTTTTCAATCAAACCAACCTACTCAGATAGCAAGATATTTTCTACCTGAGAAAAAGGAGGTAAATTATCTGTTGCGATTAGAATATAATGATAATCGCATTGATAAAATTATAAAAAAAATAAGATCGATTCCTGTGGTTACAACTGCTTTCTCTATTGAATATAATTCTTTACGTTCTAAACAGAATTTAATCTTTTAATTATGCACAATTTAAAGAAAACCAAAATCGTTGCAACACTTGGACCAGCAACTGACAGCAAAGAAACTTTGCTTGGTATGATGAGAGCTGGTGTAAATGTTTTTCGTATCAATTTCTCTCATGCTGACTACGATGAAGTAAAATTCAGAGTAAATATGATCCGTGAACTAAACAAAGAATACGGATTTACAACTGCCCTGTTAGGTGATTTACAGGGGCCAAAACTTAGAGTAGGAGTAATTGAAGAAGGTGCTGTAGTTGAACCGGGTGACATCGTTACTTTTACTAATAAAGAATGTGTTGGAAACGCATCTCTGGCATACATGACTTACCAAAGATTTCCAAAAGATGTAAAAGTAGGTGAAAAAATCTTACTTGACGACGGTAAACTGATGATGGAAATCGTTGAAACTGATGAAGAAAGTGAAGTTAAAGCAAAAGTAATTCAAGGTGGACCATTTAAATCTAAAAAGGGTGTAAACCTTCCTAATACAGATGTTTCTTTACCCGCTTTAACAGAGAAAGACATCCAAGATGCAATCTTCGCAATGGAAATTGAAGTTGACTGGTTTGCTTTATCATTTGTAAGAAATCCTCAGGATTTATTAGATCTTCAAGCGCTGATTAAAAAACACTCTGATCACAAAATTCCAATTATTGCAAAAATAGAAAAGCCTGAAGCAGTTAGGGATATCGACAGAATTATTCCTTACACTGACGGTTTGATGGTAGCTCGTGGTGATTTAGGAGTAGAAATCCCTGCTGAGGAAGTTCCTTTAATTCAGAAAGAATTGGTACGTAAAGCTAAAGTTGCACGTAAACCTGTAATTATTGCTACTCAGATGATGGAGACTATGATAGATTCTATGACTCCAACACGTGCTGAAGTTAATGATGTTGCGAACTCTGTTCTTGATGGCGCCGATGCAGTAATGTTATCCGGAGAAACTTCTGTTGGAAAATATCCTGTTCAGGTAATAGAGCAAATGTCACGTATCATACAAAAGGTTGAATCTTGTAGTATAATTAATATCCCTGAGCACAAACCTGTTATTAGAGATGATCGTTATATTACAAACTCTGTTTGTTATAACGCTGCCCAAATGGCTCCGCAAATTGAAGCCAAGGCAATTACAACAATGACAAATTCAGGTTATACTGCCTTTCAAATTTCGTCACACAGACCAAATGCACATATCCTGACGTTTACGAATAACAAACGCATCATGACTATGTTGAACCTGCTTTGGGGAGTTCAGGCATTTTATTACAATAATTTTGTGAGTACTGATGAAACTGTTATTGAAATAAATGCAATTGCAAAAGAAAAAGGATACGTAACAAAAGGCGACATGTCCATCAACTTAACTTCTATGCCTATTCAGGAGAAAGGTATGGTTAATACAATGAGAGTATCTTCAATATAATAATATCTGATTTTCAGGTATAAAAAAAGAGAGGCCTTTAGCCTCTCTTTTTTGTTTGCTATAATTGTACTAGTTCTCTTATACTATAAATAAAGTAACACCTGAATGCTATCCGAAATTTGAAATTTGCTTTAATTTATCATAATCAAGAATTTCAAACTGCTTCCCATCAGATTCAACTATTCCTTCCATTTTAAATTCCTTTAATATTCTCGATAAACTCTCAACCGATAAAGTTGCCATTTCGGCCAATTCTTTTCTGGTAAAAGGCAATTCAAACTGTGCACTGGAAAACAATCTCTCAACCATACATAGCAAAATATCAGCAACCCTTGCATGAGCCTGTTTTTGTGTGAGAGTAATTATACGGCTATAAAGATTTTTAGATCTGATATTTACCGACTTCAGTAATTTGGCAGCAAAAGATGCATTTACTGATATGGCTCTCTTTAACCCGTCAATTTCCAATAAACAGACAGTAACATCTGAAACTGCCGAAACACTATATTGGAAATACTTGTCATTATACATAGATTCAAGACCTACAAAACCACCTCTCTCAATACACAAAACCTGTCTTCGGTCTTTGTGTTCAAGAAAAATTTTCACCATTCCTTTCTTTACAAATAACACATGTGGCGCAATTGTACCCTGCTTAATTAAAGTCTCCCCCTTTGCGTAGTGCATTTCCATATGCTCTACGGACTTAGCATGTTCTTCTCCTATTACATCACCGAGCATACAACTATCATTATGCATGCAGTCGAAACAAGGCGAGTCAATAGAAAGGTTTAGTTTACTGTCTTTGTTCTGTATCATATGTTGCAAAAATACAACTAAATCAAGTTTAGAATCAAACTAAATCAAGTGATTTATTTCATATTAAACAAATTATATTGAGCTACTTGAAGCTCATTTTCTAAGAATATTTTGTATTGGCATATACATTTGTTGTAGTCAATTAAAGGAAATTTTTTGACGGAGAGTAACCAATCGTAAATAATGTTAATTCAAATAAGTTGTAATAGATGATAAATCATTTCACTAGACTTATTATGCCGATAGTTTTTTTACTCGGTATAATGAGTTGCGAAACCCCGGAAACGAAAAATACAAAATCAGTCTCATCTGATAAAATTTTCGAAGATTGTACCGAAATGGTAGAATATACCAAGGAGTACATTACTGAGGTTTCTACAAAAGACCTCCAATCAATAATGAATGGAGATGAAGAGTATTACCTGGTCGATGTTAGAACGGGTAAAGAAAATGCAAAATCCTACATTCCGGGATCTGTATCAATTCCACGAGGCGTATTAGAATTCAGAATTGCAAACGAGGACGTTTGGGATGATGAAGGTATTTATATGCCTGAAAAAACTTCGAATATAATTATCTACTGCAAAAAAGGCGGTAGAGGAGCATTAGCCGCTCAATCGCTACAACAATTAGGTTACTCAAATGTAGTGAGCTTAAAAGGAGGTTTTGTACAGTGGAAAAAAGACTTTCCAAAAGAAATTTATGAAAATGTTATCCCAACTTCATCAGGAGCTGCTCCTGCAGTAGCAGCTGAAGAAGACTCAGGAGGATGCTAACATGTATGATATTGAATTTATGATATAAATATTGGTTACTGATTAATTCATAAATCACGCATAAACATTTACAATTAAGAATTTAACAATTCAAGTTTAATATTACCAATCACAAATAATAGAAATTATGAAAAAAATAATTTATTTATTAGCCCTTTCCTTAATCGTATTTACAGGATGTAAAAAAGAGGAAGTAGCACCTCCAGTTGAAGGTGATTCGTTTGAAACACTAACTACTTATTTAGTAAGTAATGACTTAGACATTCCCGATGTTATTAACGGATGGATTGTTGCACCACCTGCATCAGAAGATGCAAGTACATTCATTGGTACTTATGATATTCTTGATATCAGAAGCGCAGAACATTTTGCTGAAGGACATATTGAAGGAGCAACAAACACAACTTTAGGAAATATTTTATCAGCGGCACAATCTGCTTCAAAACCAATTTTGGTAGTGTGCTATACCGGACAATCAGCATCGCATGCAGTAGTTGCTCTTAAACTTAGCGGACATACTAGTGCAAAAGTTCTAAAATGGGGTATGAGTGGCTGGAATTCTAATTTCTCAGGTCCTTGGGCCGGAGCTATTGGGAACAGTGCTGATGACCACTCAGGAAACTGGATAGCTGCACCGGGATCAATAACTACTACAGGTAGCTTTGATTCTCCAAGCTTTACAACAAATGCTACAGATGGAGCAGGTATACTTAAGGAACAGGTAGACAAAATGTTATCAGGAGGATTTAAAGGAATAACAAATAATGATGTTCTATCTAATCCTGCAAATTATTTCACAAATAATTATTGGTCAAATGATGACGTATCACATTACGGACACATAACAGGCGCCTACAGACTTAATCCTCTAACTTTAGAAAATAATGAAATAAAAGGTCTTGACCCTACTAAAACTATCGTCACATACTGCTGGACAGGTCAAACTTCGTCTATGGTTACGGCTTATTTGAATGTGATTGGTTACAATGCAGTGAGTTTAAAATTTGGGACTAACGGAATGATCTATGATTCTCTTGAAAGTCACAAGTTTGTAACACCTACGACAGACCTTCCTGTAGTAACCGAATAGTTTTAGCGGCATCACACTTCGGTGTGATGCCTTTTTTTACCGAAATATAAAATTATTAACTGATGAAACGATTAATACTGATAATACTAATAGGTTTTACACCCATCCTTGGATTTTCTCAGGGATGTGAAGAACCTTCAGAAGACGGGGGAATAAAACTCTTTGGGTATATTCAACCTCAATTCGATTATAATGTTGACGAAGGAAACACCAACTCTTTTAATTTTAACAGAGCACGTTTAGGAGTTACAGGAGTTATACCTTACGATTTTTCATACTATGCAGTATTGGAGATGAGCCCTTCATTTAACGATGCAAGAACTCCATTCTTGCTCGATGCTTATGTGAGTTACAATAGGTTCAACTGGGCTAAAATGGCTTTAGGTCAGTTTAAATCTCCTTTTAGTCAGGAACTGCAAACAGCTTGTCATAAGCTTACTACCATAAACAGATCTAAATCAGTCTTAGAACTGGCTTCTCCACTCAGAGATATGGGATTCATGATATCAGGAGGTAATGATACTACGATTGTTAAGTATCAGTTAGCAGTAATGAATGGTACAGGCTTAAACACTCTTGATGATAATACCGGGAAAGATTTCGTGGGCAGAGTTGTTATACAGCCTTTGGATTTTTTACAAATAGGAGGAAGTTACAGATATGGAACCGGAGCACCACAGGAAGCAGATTTACCTGATGACACACACATGAGATATGGGTTCGAAACGCAAATAAAATTTGGAGCTTTCCTTTTACAGGGTGAATATATCTACGGAAAAGACGAAGGATCTTACACCGAAGGTGGTGGCTGTGGAGGTGAAGTAACAGTACTACAGGGAGACAAGGAAAGAAGAGGATTCTATGGAATGGCTTCCTATATGTTCGATTTCGGACTACAACCTGTTGGGAAATTCGAAATGTATGACAACGACATATCTGTTGATGATAAAGCAGAATATATAACAACTTTAGGTTTAAACTATTTCTTCAACGACTGGACAAGATTACAAATTAACTATTGTTTAATTCAGGAAAGTGCAATAGAACAAATAGATAATGACAGATTAGCAATACAAATGCAAATCAAATTCTAGTAAAGACGATGCGCGCATCGTCACACAGCAACATAAAAAAATATTGACAAATGAAAACATATAAATATTTATCAACACTAATTATTGCCTTCTTAATTTCGAGTTTGGCAATAGGACAGGATCTTATCTCTGCTAAAGAATTAGCAGGTAAAATGAACGATGACAATGTAGTTGTTATCGACACACGTAAAACCAAAGATTACAATAAAACACATATAAAAGGAGCTATACATCTTTATCAGGGAGAATTAAACAATGACACTCCTGTAAAAGGAACATTGAAAAAGCCTTCAGAGTTAGCTGCTATATTTGGGAAAAAAGGTATTTCCGAAAAAAACGAAATAGTGCTTTATTGCAACAAAGGTACAAATGCCGGTAGAGTTTATTGGGTATTAAAGTACATGGGTGCTCAAAACGTTAAGATATTAGACGGTCAGATGAAAGCGTGGAAAGCCGGAAGAAAACCTATTACAAAAACAGCTTCAACACGAAAGGCTACAACTTTTAACAAAACTCTACACAAAGAGTATTTAGCACGTATGAGCGATGTTAAAAAATCAATCAACAATGCAAGCATCGTCTTAATTGATGCACGTGATCTGGAAGAGTACAACGGAACAAAAGAAGACGATAAAGACAATTTGAGAAAAGGTCATATTCCGGGAGCTATAAGCATTCCTAAATCTAATTTGGTCGATTCGAAAAGTAAACTTAAAAGCAAAGACGCTTTGGCATCTATTTTTAATGATGCGGGTGTTACAGCTGATAAAAATGTGATCATTTACTGTAAATCAAGCTCAAGAGCCGGATTGGAATTTATGGCTCTTACATCTGTACTTGGATATAAAAATGTAAAAGTTTACGATGGTGCATTTTACGAGTGGGAATCTATTGCAGCTAACGAAGTTGTGAAGTAATTGATCTTTTTACCTCATTCCGACTAAGCGATAGCGCATGCCTGCCTGACGGTAGGCATTAGCTACGCTTGGGTCGATATGAAGACATTAAATAACTAATTATGCAAAGCAGAAGGAAATTTATAAAAATATCATCCGCAGGTGCAGGTTCAATGATGTTACCACTTTCGTTTCCGAATTTCTTTTCGGACAATGAAGAAGATGTTTCAAAATTTAAAAAAATACCTACCTACTGCGAAGTCTGCTTTTGGAAATGTGCAGGATGGGCTTACGTAGATAATAAAGGTGATATCAGGAAAATAGTAGGGAACAAATTCGACCCTCATTCAAACGGTCGTTTCTGCCCTCGTGGAACCGGAGGAGTTGGCATGTACAACGATCCCGACAGGCTTAAGCAGCCTATGATGCGAAAAACTATAAACGGCGAACAAAAATTCGTTAATGTTTCATGGAATGAAGCCTTAGACTTTATAGCGCAAAAAATGAAAGATATAAAAGCTGAACACGGAGCCGAAAGTTTAGCTTTATTCAATCACGGCTCCGGAGGTAAACATTTTGGAACACTTATCAAAGCGTTCGGATCTACAAACATTACTGCTCCATCATATGCTCAGTGTAAAGGTCCGCGTGAAGAAGCTTTCAAGGCTACTTTTGGCAAATCCGTTGGATCGCCGGAACCTGCCGATATAATCAATACCGATTGCCTGGTTCTTTTGGGAAATCATATAGGTGAAAATATGCACAACAACCTTGTGCAGGAAGTAGCAGATATTCAGGATAGAAAGGCTACGATTATTACCGTTGACCCCCGACTATCAACAATAGCTTCTCATTCGAAATATTGGCTGCCAATAAAACCATCAACAGACCTTGCTCTTTTACTGGCATGGATAAATGTTATTATCGAAAGAGGTATTTACGATAAAGATTATGTTGAGAAATATGCTACCGGTTTCGATGAACTAAAAAATCACGTAGCACAATACACTCCGGAATGGGCTGAGAAAATAACTGAAATTCCTGCTGAAAAAATCAAAAAAACAGCCTGGGAAATGGCTCAGGCAGCACCAAAAGTTATTATTCACCCCGGTAGACACGTTACATGGTATGGTGATGACACCCAACGCTTGAGAGCTATTGCTATTCTTAATGCGATACTTGGATCATACGGCCGCGAAGGAGGTTTTTACCTTCCAAACAAAGGTAAATTACCGAAAATGCCACATCCGGCGTTTCCAAAACCAAAATGGAGCTGGAAAGAAATGATGGGCGACAAATACTCACATGCACATTATTCTGTAGCAAACGCATTTATCGATGCAACGCATCCCGACAATAAAGGAGAGCACAAACTTAAAGGATGGTTCGCAGTTGGAACAAACCTCACAACAACTATCCCTGATCAGAAACGCACTTTAGAAGCAATTGACAATCTTGATCTCTTTGTTGTAGTCGACACCATGCCGGCTGAAATTTGTGGTTATGCCGATGTTATTCTTCCTGAGTGTACTTATCTGGAAAGATGTGATCACCCTAGAATATCACCTCATCGTGAAGCTAATTTTGCAGTGAGAATGCCGGCGGCAAAACCTAAATATTTAACTAAACCAGCTTCATGGATGGTTAAAAAATTAGGCAATAGGTTAGGGTTACAGGATTACTTCCCTTACGATGATTTTTCTGAAGTAATAGATTGGCAATTACGCCAAATCGGTTCTTCTTTAACAGATATGAAACAAAGGGGCGTAAAACTTCAGCCAAAATTAAACCACGATTTATTTATAAAAAATGGTGAAGATTACAAATTCAAAACTGCATCAGGCAAGATTGAACTTTATGCTCACTCACTAGAGGAAAAGGGATTTGATCCTCTCCCGGTTTATACTGAACATGAAAAACCTGCTAAAGGTTTTTACAGATTAAACTACGGTAGAGCGCCAATGCACACCTTTACCCGCACTACAAACAATCCAAATCTTACCGATTTGATGGACACAAATAATCTTTGGGTAAATTCAATTACCGCAAGAGAAAATAATCTGAAAAACGGGCAGGAAGTTTGGTTGAAAAACCAAGACGGCATTGTTTCTACTTTCTCTATTAACGTCAGAGTTACAGAACGTATCAGGCCCGACATGGTATATATGATACATGGTTTTGGACGAAACAACAAGATGCTTGAAAACTCGTACGGAAAAGGAATTTCAGATTCAGAATTAATAACAAACGTGAAGATTGATCCGGTTATGGGTGGCAC is a genomic window containing:
- the rnc gene encoding ribonuclease III; this translates as MKFILNWFKSRHPKEDGIFFSDLKDILGFKPINIELYHTAFTHRSMAQFDKQGNPISYERLEFLGDAILSSVISSYLYDEMPNKNEGYLTQMRSKIVSRKTLNEIGRQIGLKKLIKSKIPDNQFSPTLLGDSFESLLGAIYSDLGYEYAEKFIYDKMIEPYVDIDNLENKISSYKSFIIEYCQKEKKEVNFILIEDKSESKNKLFGIKLEIDGKYISKGRATSKKKAEEQAAKRAYYSIQSKINKKNN
- a CDS encoding IPExxxVDY family protein, with protein sequence MELEIEYDFSIIGINTVVDDHQLAFYLNKYLETNFIRISKDLDVRGKSKEEISYFPLFLHEDIQNMDTWYLINNKYVAENNFFEKDKSTSQNLFFQSNQPTQIARYFLPEKKEVNYLLRLEYNDNRIDKIIKKIRSIPVVTTAFSIEYNSLRSKQNLIF
- the pyk gene encoding pyruvate kinase; translation: MHNLKKTKIVATLGPATDSKETLLGMMRAGVNVFRINFSHADYDEVKFRVNMIRELNKEYGFTTALLGDLQGPKLRVGVIEEGAVVEPGDIVTFTNKECVGNASLAYMTYQRFPKDVKVGEKILLDDGKLMMEIVETDEESEVKAKVIQGGPFKSKKGVNLPNTDVSLPALTEKDIQDAIFAMEIEVDWFALSFVRNPQDLLDLQALIKKHSDHKIPIIAKIEKPEAVRDIDRIIPYTDGLMVARGDLGVEIPAEEVPLIQKELVRKAKVARKPVIIATQMMETMIDSMTPTRAEVNDVANSVLDGADAVMLSGETSVGKYPVQVIEQMSRIIQKVESCSIINIPEHKPVIRDDRYITNSVCYNAAQMAPQIEAKAITTMTNSGYTAFQISSHRPNAHILTFTNNKRIMTMLNLLWGVQAFYYNNFVSTDETVIEINAIAKEKGYVTKGDMSINLTSMPIQEKGMVNTMRVSSI
- a CDS encoding Crp/Fnr family transcriptional regulator, whose amino-acid sequence is MIQNKDSKLNLSIDSPCFDCMHNDSCMLGDVIGEEHAKSVEHMEMHYAKGETLIKQGTIAPHVLFVKKGMVKIFLEHKDRRQVLCIERGGFVGLESMYNDKYFQYSVSAVSDVTVCLLEIDGLKRAISVNASFAAKLLKSVNIRSKNLYSRIITLTQKQAHARVADILLCMVERLFSSAQFELPFTRKELAEMATLSVESLSRILKEFKMEGIVESDGKQFEILDYDKLKQISNFG
- a CDS encoding rhodanese-like domain-containing protein, with amino-acid sequence MSCETPETKNTKSVSSDKIFEDCTEMVEYTKEYITEVSTKDLQSIMNGDEEYYLVDVRTGKENAKSYIPGSVSIPRGVLEFRIANEDVWDDEGIYMPEKTSNIIIYCKKGGRGALAAQSLQQLGYSNVVSLKGGFVQWKKDFPKEIYENVIPTSSGAAPAVAAEEDSGGC
- a CDS encoding rhodanese-like domain-containing protein, yielding MKKIIYLLALSLIVFTGCKKEEVAPPVEGDSFETLTTYLVSNDLDIPDVINGWIVAPPASEDASTFIGTYDILDIRSAEHFAEGHIEGATNTTLGNILSAAQSASKPILVVCYTGQSASHAVVALKLSGHTSAKVLKWGMSGWNSNFSGPWAGAIGNSADDHSGNWIAAPGSITTTGSFDSPSFTTNATDGAGILKEQVDKMLSGGFKGITNNDVLSNPANYFTNNYWSNDDVSHYGHITGAYRLNPLTLENNEIKGLDPTKTIVTYCWTGQTSSMVTAYLNVIGYNAVSLKFGTNGMIYDSLESHKFVTPTTDLPVVTE
- a CDS encoding porin, with translation MKRLILIILIGFTPILGFSQGCEEPSEDGGIKLFGYIQPQFDYNVDEGNTNSFNFNRARLGVTGVIPYDFSYYAVLEMSPSFNDARTPFLLDAYVSYNRFNWAKMALGQFKSPFSQELQTACHKLTTINRSKSVLELASPLRDMGFMISGGNDTTIVKYQLAVMNGTGLNTLDDNTGKDFVGRVVIQPLDFLQIGGSYRYGTGAPQEADLPDDTHMRYGFETQIKFGAFLLQGEYIYGKDEGSYTEGGGCGGEVTVLQGDKERRGFYGMASYMFDFGLQPVGKFEMYDNDISVDDKAEYITTLGLNYFFNDWTRLQINYCLIQESAIEQIDNDRLAIQMQIKF
- a CDS encoding sulfurtransferase; its protein translation is MKTYKYLSTLIIAFLISSLAIGQDLISAKELAGKMNDDNVVVIDTRKTKDYNKTHIKGAIHLYQGELNNDTPVKGTLKKPSELAAIFGKKGISEKNEIVLYCNKGTNAGRVYWVLKYMGAQNVKILDGQMKAWKAGRKPITKTASTRKATTFNKTLHKEYLARMSDVKKSINNASIVLIDARDLEEYNGTKEDDKDNLRKGHIPGAISIPKSNLVDSKSKLKSKDALASIFNDAGVTADKNVIIYCKSSSRAGLEFMALTSVLGYKNVKVYDGAFYEWESIAANEVVK
- a CDS encoding molybdopterin-dependent oxidoreductase, whose translation is MQSRRKFIKISSAGAGSMMLPLSFPNFFSDNEEDVSKFKKIPTYCEVCFWKCAGWAYVDNKGDIRKIVGNKFDPHSNGRFCPRGTGGVGMYNDPDRLKQPMMRKTINGEQKFVNVSWNEALDFIAQKMKDIKAEHGAESLALFNHGSGGKHFGTLIKAFGSTNITAPSYAQCKGPREEAFKATFGKSVGSPEPADIINTDCLVLLGNHIGENMHNNLVQEVADIQDRKATIITVDPRLSTIASHSKYWLPIKPSTDLALLLAWINVIIERGIYDKDYVEKYATGFDELKNHVAQYTPEWAEKITEIPAEKIKKTAWEMAQAAPKVIIHPGRHVTWYGDDTQRLRAIAILNAILGSYGREGGFYLPNKGKLPKMPHPAFPKPKWSWKEMMGDKYSHAHYSVANAFIDATHPDNKGEHKLKGWFAVGTNLTTTIPDQKRTLEAIDNLDLFVVVDTMPAEICGYADVILPECTYLERCDHPRISPHREANFAVRMPAAKPKYLTKPASWMVKKLGNRLGLQDYFPYDDFSEVIDWQLRQIGSSLTDMKQRGVKLQPKLNHDLFIKNGEDYKFKTASGKIELYAHSLEEKGFDPLPVYTEHEKPAKGFYRLNYGRAPMHTFTRTTNNPNLTDLMDTNNLWVNSITARENNLKNGQEVWLKNQDGIVSTFSINVRVTERIRPDMVYMIHGFGRNNKMLENSYGKGISDSELITNVKIDPVMGGTGMRANFVTFITEQPRKEEAAV